The Corynebacterium sp. SCR221107 genome includes the window GTCACTCGCACCTTTTTTCGAGTGTGTTCGCTTCCTGAGGACGTCGTTGCTTGGCGACGGAAAGCAAGCAAAAGCCCAGCCCACCCAACCCGACTGTGCTCTATAGCCTCGCCGTGCCTAGAAGAGTACCGTTGGGAAGCTTGTTAAAGCTCTGTTCTAATGGGGGACGAGTTTCAGGAGGGGGTCCTGAGTCTAAACTTGAACTTGAGGTTGAAGTTTTCGGCGTGTCGCAAGTTATCCGCTTGACCATGTTCTACCCTTGACGAAGAATGAAAGAACGGCAACGTTCTTTTACATGCGTGTGAAACCAGAGATCGCAGGAGAAACTTATGTCAGAGCGCCCCGTGCAGGAATCCCTTTTTGATATCGGACCCGACGAAGAGGTCGGCTACCGCGTGCCGATCGCTTGCCAGGTCGCCGGGATTACCTACCGTCAGCTCGACTACTGGGCGCGCACCAAGCTGGTCGAGCCCAGCATCCGCACCGCCCGCGGCTCCGGCACGCAGCGCCTTTATTCCTTCAAGGACATTCTCGTCCTCAAGATCGTCAAGCGCCTGCTTGATACCGGCATCTCACTGCAGAATATTCGCCTTGCCGTGGACAAGTTGCGTGACCGCGGCGTCGATGACCTCGCCCAGATCACCCTCGTCTCCGACGGCACCACCGTTTACGAATGCCGCTCCGCAGAAGAGGTCATCGACCTGCTCGGCGGTGGGCAGGGCGTATTTGGAATCGCAGTACC containing:
- a CDS encoding MerR family transcriptional regulator, with product MSERPVQESLFDIGPDEEVGYRVPIACQVAGITYRQLDYWARTKLVEPSIRTARGSGTQRLYSFKDILVLKIVKRLLDTGISLQNIRLAVDKLRDRGVDDLAQITLVSDGTTVYECRSAEEVIDLLGGGQGVFGIAVPGIVRELSGTISSFPSERIHSLDEDADPSVIAVDELAARRKRKTS